One genomic region from Streptomyces sp. NBC_01431 encodes:
- a CDS encoding MerR family transcriptional regulator, which translates to MATETEEPTLTVDELAARAGVTVRTVRFYSTRGLLPPPVIGPRRVGRYGRAHLSRLALIEELQHHGMTLAAIERYLQRLPADLSAHDLAIHRAVVASWAPDSADDATRAELERRAGRALSADDIDRLAAMDVLERVPGSPDAFRVDPGLLALGVQLLDVPIAHETILAARTVVLEHTRAAAKELTRLFQDEVWGPYRERERDPEAVEAMKSLSAHMQPMVVQALVTAFQRSLKEELRTRYADES; encoded by the coding sequence ATGGCGACGGAGACCGAGGAACCGACCCTCACGGTCGACGAGCTGGCGGCGCGGGCCGGAGTCACCGTGCGGACGGTCCGCTTCTACAGCACGCGCGGCCTGCTGCCCCCACCCGTGATCGGGCCGCGCCGCGTCGGCCGCTACGGCCGGGCCCACCTGTCCCGGCTCGCGCTCATCGAGGAGCTTCAGCACCACGGGATGACGCTGGCGGCGATCGAGCGCTACCTTCAGCGGCTGCCCGCCGACCTGAGCGCGCACGACCTCGCCATCCACCGCGCCGTGGTGGCCTCCTGGGCACCGGATTCCGCCGACGACGCGACGCGCGCGGAGCTGGAGCGGCGCGCGGGCCGGGCACTGTCGGCCGACGACATCGACCGCCTCGCGGCGATGGACGTGCTGGAGCGCGTTCCCGGCTCGCCCGACGCCTTCCGGGTGGACCCGGGGCTCCTCGCCCTGGGCGTCCAGCTCCTGGACGTACCCATCGCGCACGAGACGATCCTGGCGGCGCGCACGGTGGTCCTCGAACACACCCGGGCGGCGGCGAAGGAGCTGACCCGGCTGTTCCAGGACGAGGTGTGGGGGCCCTACCGGGAGCGGGAGCGCGATCCGGAGGCGGTCGAGGCCATGAAGTCGCTCTCGGCCCACATGCAGCCGATGGTGGTGCAGGCGCTGGTGACCGCGTTCCAGCGCTCCCTCAAGGAGGAACTGCGCACCCGGTACGCCGACGAGTCCTGA
- a CDS encoding 3-hydroxyacyl-CoA dehydrogenase NAD-binding domain-containing protein, translated as MTESTTIRWEQDETGVVTLVLDDPNQSANTMNQAFKDSIAAIADRAVAEKDSIRGIIYTSAKKTFFAGGDLKDMIQVGPELAQQAFDTGTAIKNSLRRIETLGKPVVAAINGAALGGGYEIALASHHRVALDAPGSKIGLPEVTLGLLPAGGGVTRTVRLMGITDALLKVLLQGTQYSPRRALENGLVHEVAATPEEMLAKARAFIDAHPESQQPWDVKGYKIPGGTPSNPRFAANLPAFPANLKKQLQGAPYPAPRNILAAAVEGSQVDFETALTIEARYFTELVTGQTSKNMIQAFFFDLQAVNSGASRPRGVEPRPVRKVAVLGAGMMGAGIAYSCARAGIEVVLKDVSLEAAQKGKAYSEKLLAKALSRGRTTQAKRDELLARITPAADPQAVAGCDAVIEAVFEDTALKHKVFQEIQDLVEPDALLCSNTSTLPITSLAEGVSRPTDFIGLHFFSPVDKMPLVEIIKGGRTGDEALARAFDLVRQINKTPIVVNDSRGFFTSRVIGHFINEGVAMVGEGIEPASIEQAAGQAGYPAKVLSLMDELTLTLPRKIRNETKRAVEEAGGVWPGHPSDAVIDKMVDEFGRTGRSGGAGFYEYGEDGKRGRLWPGLREHFGKPGYEIPFEDMKERMLFSESLDTVRLFEEGVLTSVADANIGSIMGIGFPAWTGGVIQYINGYEGGLPGFVARARELAERYGERFQPPALLVEKARKGEKFTDA; from the coding sequence ATGACCGAGAGCACCACCATCCGCTGGGAACAGGACGAGACCGGCGTCGTCACCCTCGTACTGGACGACCCCAATCAGTCCGCCAACACCATGAACCAGGCCTTCAAGGACTCCATCGCCGCCATCGCGGACCGCGCCGTGGCCGAGAAGGACTCCATCCGCGGCATCATCTACACCTCCGCCAAGAAGACCTTCTTCGCGGGCGGCGACCTCAAGGACATGATCCAGGTCGGCCCCGAGCTCGCCCAGCAGGCCTTCGACACCGGCACCGCCATCAAGAACTCGCTGCGCCGCATCGAGACCCTGGGCAAGCCGGTCGTCGCCGCCATCAACGGCGCGGCCCTGGGCGGCGGTTACGAGATCGCGCTCGCCTCGCACCACCGCGTCGCCCTCGACGCCCCCGGCTCCAAGATCGGCCTTCCCGAGGTCACGCTCGGCCTGCTCCCGGCCGGTGGCGGAGTCACCCGCACCGTACGCCTCATGGGCATCACGGACGCCCTGCTCAAGGTGCTGCTCCAGGGCACCCAGTACTCCCCGCGGCGCGCCCTGGAGAACGGCCTCGTCCACGAGGTCGCCGCCACGCCCGAGGAGATGCTGGCCAAGGCGCGCGCCTTCATCGACGCCCACCCCGAATCTCAGCAGCCCTGGGACGTCAAGGGCTACAAGATCCCCGGCGGTACGCCCTCGAACCCCCGGTTCGCCGCCAACCTGCCTGCGTTCCCCGCCAACTTGAAGAAGCAGCTCCAGGGCGCGCCCTACCCGGCACCGCGCAACATCCTGGCGGCCGCCGTCGAGGGCTCCCAGGTCGACTTCGAGACGGCGCTGACCATCGAGGCCCGCTACTTCACCGAGCTGGTCACAGGGCAGACCTCGAAGAACATGATCCAGGCGTTCTTCTTCGACCTCCAGGCCGTCAACTCCGGTGCCAGCCGTCCGCGGGGGGTCGAGCCGCGCCCCGTCCGCAAGGTCGCGGTCCTCGGCGCCGGGATGATGGGCGCGGGCATCGCGTACTCCTGCGCGCGGGCCGGTATCGAGGTCGTCCTGAAGGACGTGTCGCTCGAAGCCGCCCAGAAGGGCAAGGCGTACTCCGAGAAGCTCCTCGCCAAGGCGCTCTCCCGTGGCCGTACGACGCAGGCGAAGCGCGACGAGCTGCTCGCCCGCATCACGCCGGCCGCCGACCCGCAGGCGGTGGCGGGCTGCGACGCCGTCATCGAGGCGGTCTTCGAGGACACCGCGCTCAAGCACAAGGTGTTTCAGGAGATCCAGGACCTCGTCGAGCCCGACGCGCTGCTGTGCTCCAACACCTCGACGCTGCCGATCACTTCACTCGCCGAGGGCGTCTCGCGGCCGACCGACTTCATTGGCCTGCACTTCTTCTCGCCCGTGGACAAGATGCCGCTGGTCGAGATCATCAAGGGTGGCCGCACCGGCGACGAGGCGCTGGCCCGCGCCTTCGACCTGGTGCGCCAGATCAACAAGACGCCGATCGTCGTGAACGACTCGCGGGGCTTCTTCACCTCGCGGGTCATCGGCCACTTCATCAACGAGGGCGTCGCCATGGTCGGCGAGGGCATCGAGCCCGCGTCCATCGAGCAGGCCGCGGGCCAGGCCGGCTACCCGGCCAAGGTCCTGTCCCTCATGGACGAGCTGACGCTGACCCTGCCGCGCAAGATCCGCAACGAGACGAAGCGCGCCGTCGAGGAAGCGGGCGGCGTCTGGCCCGGCCACCCCTCGGACGCGGTCATCGACAAGATGGTGGACGAGTTCGGCCGCACCGGCCGAAGCGGCGGCGCGGGGTTCTACGAGTACGGCGAGGACGGCAAGCGGGGGCGGCTGTGGCCGGGCCTGCGCGAGCACTTCGGCAAGCCGGGGTACGAGATCCCGTTCGAGGACATGAAGGAGCGGATGCTCTTCTCGGAGTCCCTGGACACCGTTCGCCTCTTCGAGGAAGGCGTCCTCACCTCGGTCGCCGACGCCAACATCGGCTCCATCATGGGCATCGGCTTCCCCGCCTGGACCGGCGGCGTCATCCAGTACATCAACGGCTACGAGGGCGGCCTGCCGGGCTTCGTGGCCCGCGCCCGCGAACTGGCGGAGCGCTACGGCGAGCGCTTCCAGCCGCCGGCGCTGCTGGTCGAGAAGGCGCGGAAGGGGGAGAAGTTCACGGACGCGTGA
- a CDS encoding acetyl-CoA C-acetyltransferase produces the protein MSTEAYVYDAIRTPRGRGKANGALHGTKPIDLVVGLIHEIQARFPGLDPAAIDDIVLGVVGPVGDQGSDIARIAAIAAGLPDTVAGVQENRFCASGLEAVNMAAMKVRSGWEDLVLAGGVESMSRVPMASDGGAWFADPMTNFDTNFAPQGIGADLIATVEGYSRRDVDEFAALSQERAAEAWKDGRFARSVVPVKDRNGLVVLDHDEHMRPGTTADSLASLKPSFAGIGEMGGFDAVALQKYHWVEEINHVHHAGNSSGIVDGSALVAIGSKAVGERYGMTPRARIVSAAVSGSEPTIMLTGPAPATRKALAKAGLTIGDIDLVEINEAFAAVVLRFVKDMGLSLDKVNVNGGAIAMGHPLGATGAMILGTLVDELERRDLRYGLATLCVGGGMGIATVIERL, from the coding sequence TTGAGCACCGAAGCGTATGTGTACGACGCGATCCGCACCCCGCGCGGACGCGGCAAGGCCAACGGCGCCCTGCACGGCACCAAGCCGATCGACCTCGTCGTCGGCCTGATCCACGAGATCCAGGCGCGTTTCCCGGGCCTGGATCCGGCCGCCATCGACGACATCGTGCTCGGTGTCGTCGGCCCCGTCGGAGACCAGGGCTCCGACATCGCCCGCATCGCGGCGATCGCCGCCGGACTGCCCGACACGGTCGCCGGCGTCCAGGAGAACCGCTTCTGTGCCTCCGGCCTCGAAGCGGTCAACATGGCCGCCATGAAGGTCCGTTCGGGCTGGGAGGACCTCGTCCTCGCGGGCGGCGTCGAGTCCATGTCGCGCGTTCCGATGGCCTCCGACGGCGGCGCCTGGTTCGCCGACCCGATGACCAACTTCGACACCAACTTCGCCCCGCAGGGCATCGGCGCCGACCTCATCGCCACCGTCGAGGGCTACTCGCGCCGCGATGTGGACGAGTTCGCCGCGCTCTCCCAGGAGCGGGCCGCCGAGGCCTGGAAGGACGGCCGGTTCGCGCGCTCCGTCGTGCCGGTCAAGGACCGCAACGGCCTCGTCGTCCTCGACCACGACGAGCACATGCGCCCCGGCACCACCGCCGACTCGCTCGCCTCCCTCAAGCCGTCGTTCGCCGGCATCGGCGAGATGGGCGGCTTCGACGCGGTCGCCCTCCAGAAGTACCACTGGGTCGAGGAGATCAACCACGTCCACCACGCGGGCAACTCCTCCGGAATCGTGGACGGTTCGGCCCTCGTCGCCATCGGCTCCAAGGCGGTCGGCGAGCGCTACGGCATGACCCCGCGGGCCCGCATCGTCTCCGCGGCCGTCTCCGGCTCCGAGCCCACCATCATGCTGACCGGCCCCGCGCCCGCCACCCGCAAGGCGCTCGCCAAGGCCGGTCTCACCATCGGTGACATCGACCTCGTGGAGATCAACGAGGCCTTCGCCGCGGTCGTGCTCCGCTTCGTCAAGGACATGGGCCTCAGCCTCGACAAGGTCAACGTCAACGGCGGCGCCATCGCCATGGGACACCCGCTCGGCGCGACCGGCGCGATGATCCTCGGCACCCTCGTGGACGAGCTGGAGCGCCGCGACCTGCGCTACGGCCTCGCCACCCTCTGCGTCGGCGGCGGCATGGGCATCGCCACCGTCATCGAGCGTCTCTGA
- a CDS encoding acyl-CoA dehydrogenase family protein yields the protein MKRQIFTAEHEAFRETVRTFLAKEVLPHYEQWEKDGIVSREAWLAAGRQGLLGLAVPEEYGGGGQADFRYSAVLAEEFTRAGAPGLALGLHNDIIGPYLTGLATEEQKRRWLPGFCDGSLITAIAMTEPGAGSDLQGIRTTAEDRGDHWLLNGSKTFISNGILADLVVVVAKTTPEGGSKGLSLLVVERGADGFERGRNLDKIGQKSQDTAELFFHDVRVPKDNLLGELNGAFIHLMTNLAQERMGIAVAGIAAAEHLLEITTSYVKEREAFGRPLSKLQHIRFEIAEMATECAVTRAFLDRCIVDHSNGELDAVHASMAKWWATELQKRVADRCLQLHGGYGYMNEYRVARAFTDGRIQTIYGGTTEIMKEIIGRSLLG from the coding sequence TTGAAACGGCAGATCTTCACCGCCGAGCACGAGGCGTTCCGCGAGACCGTCCGCACCTTCCTCGCCAAGGAGGTGCTGCCGCACTACGAGCAGTGGGAGAAGGACGGCATCGTCTCGCGCGAGGCCTGGCTCGCGGCCGGGCGGCAGGGGCTGCTCGGGCTCGCCGTGCCCGAGGAGTACGGGGGCGGCGGCCAGGCCGACTTCCGCTACAGCGCGGTGCTCGCGGAGGAGTTCACCCGGGCCGGGGCCCCCGGGCTCGCGCTCGGTCTGCACAACGACATCATCGGCCCCTATCTGACCGGGCTCGCCACCGAGGAGCAGAAGCGCCGCTGGCTGCCCGGCTTCTGCGACGGATCGCTGATCACCGCGATCGCCATGACGGAACCCGGCGCGGGCTCCGACCTCCAGGGCATCCGCACCACCGCCGAGGACAGGGGCGACCACTGGCTCCTGAACGGGTCCAAGACGTTCATCTCCAACGGCATCCTCGCCGACCTCGTGGTCGTGGTCGCCAAGACCACCCCCGAGGGCGGCTCGAAGGGCCTGTCGCTCCTGGTGGTCGAGCGCGGCGCCGACGGCTTCGAGCGCGGCCGCAACCTCGACAAGATCGGCCAGAAGTCGCAGGACACGGCCGAGCTGTTCTTCCACGACGTACGCGTCCCGAAGGACAATCTCCTCGGCGAGCTCAACGGCGCCTTCATCCACCTGATGACCAACCTCGCGCAGGAGCGGATGGGCATCGCGGTCGCCGGGATCGCCGCCGCCGAACACCTCCTGGAGATCACCACGAGTTACGTCAAGGAGCGCGAGGCCTTCGGGCGGCCGCTGTCCAAGCTCCAGCACATCCGGTTCGAGATCGCCGAGATGGCCACCGAGTGCGCCGTCACCCGCGCCTTCCTCGACCGCTGCATCGTGGACCACTCCAACGGCGAGCTCGACGCCGTGCACGCCTCGATGGCCAAGTGGTGGGCCACCGAACTGCAAAAGCGCGTCGCCGACCGCTGCCTCCAACTGCACGGCGGATACGGCTACATGAACGAGTACCGGGTCGCCAGGGCCTTCACGGACGGCCGGATCCAGACGATCTACGGCGGCACGACCGAGATCATGAAGGAGATCATCGGCCGTTCCCTGCTCGGCTGA
- a CDS encoding CaiB/BaiF CoA transferase family protein produces the protein MTATGTGPLAGVRVVELAGIGPGPFAAMLLADLGADVVRVDRPGGAGLAIDPAYDLTNRNKRSVIIDLKADGGPARVLDLVQRADVLIEGYRPGVAERLGVGPTDCLARNPRLVYGRMTGWGQQGPLAQRAGHDIAYIAITGTLNMIGKPDEGPTVPANLVGDYAGGSLYLVIGVLAALQHARGGGAGQVVDAAIVDGSAHLATMIHGMLAAGGWQDRRGANLLDGGCPFYGTYETSDGQYMAVGSLEQQFYDEFIRLLGIEDAAPARKDIARWAELRTAIAERFRTRTRAEWTAVFEGSDACVAPVLSLAEAPHHPHLAARGTFTDHGGITQPAPAPRFSATPGSVHRPPAMPGAHTAEVARDWDVPALADHPATPVQEA, from the coding sequence ATGACAGCGACAGGAACCGGCCCGCTGGCCGGGGTGCGCGTGGTCGAACTGGCGGGCATCGGGCCGGGCCCGTTCGCCGCCATGCTCCTCGCCGACCTCGGCGCCGACGTGGTGCGCGTGGACCGCCCCGGCGGCGCCGGGCTCGCCATCGATCCGGCGTACGACCTCACCAACCGCAACAAGCGCTCCGTGATCATCGACCTGAAGGCGGACGGCGGTCCGGCCCGCGTCCTGGACCTGGTCCAGCGAGCGGACGTCCTCATCGAGGGCTACCGGCCCGGCGTCGCCGAACGCCTCGGCGTCGGTCCCACGGACTGCCTCGCCCGCAACCCGCGGCTCGTCTACGGGCGGATGACCGGCTGGGGCCAGCAGGGCCCGCTGGCCCAGCGGGCCGGGCACGACATCGCGTACATCGCCATCACCGGCACCCTCAACATGATCGGCAAGCCCGACGAAGGCCCCACCGTCCCCGCCAACCTCGTCGGCGACTACGCGGGCGGCTCGCTCTACCTCGTCATCGGCGTGCTCGCCGCCCTCCAGCACGCGCGTGGCGGCGGAGCGGGGCAGGTCGTGGATGCCGCGATCGTCGACGGGAGCGCCCACCTCGCCACGATGATCCACGGCATGCTCGCGGCCGGGGGCTGGCAGGACCGGCGCGGCGCCAACCTCCTCGACGGGGGCTGTCCCTTCTACGGCACGTACGAGACCTCCGACGGCCAGTACATGGCGGTCGGCTCCCTGGAGCAGCAGTTCTACGACGAGTTCATCCGACTCCTCGGCATCGAGGACGCCGCCCCGGCCCGCAAGGACATCGCGCGCTGGGCCGAACTGCGTACCGCCATCGCCGAACGGTTCCGTACCCGCACCCGCGCCGAGTGGACGGCGGTGTTCGAGGGGTCGGACGCCTGTGTCGCGCCCGTGCTGTCCCTGGCCGAAGCGCCCCACCACCCGCACCTGGCGGCCCGGGGCACCTTCACCGACCACGGCGGCATCACCCAGCCCGCACCCGCGCCCCGCTTCTCCGCCACGCCCGGCTCCGTCCACCGTCCCCCCGCGATGCCGGGCGCCCACACGGCGGAGGTGGCCCGCGACTGGGACGTACCGGCCCTGGCCGACCATCCGGCAACTCCCGTACAGGAGGCTTGA
- a CDS encoding saccharopine dehydrogenase family protein, whose product MERSKREYDIVLFGATGFVGALTAEYLAAHAPADCRWAIAGRSRAKLERLRERLTEINPACATLPLVTADSTDAASLRALAGSARVVASTVGPYIWYGEGLVAACTEAGTDYLDLTGEPEFVDTMYVRHDARARETGARLVHSCGFDSAPHDLGVLFTVQQLPTGVPLRIDGFVRSNATFSGGTLASALTALGRGVQTARAARERKLHEPRLVGRRARAPIGAPHFSRETGAWALPLPTIDPQVIARSAAADERYGPDFRYRHFAAVKHLPVAIGGVAAAGAVAAATQLPPARAWLMSRYEAGQGPDEARRQRSWFTVRFVGEGGGRRVFTEVSGGDPGYDETAKILAEASLSLAFDKLPELAGQLTPAMAMGDTLIERLRAAGMRFRVADIR is encoded by the coding sequence GTGGAACGGTCGAAGCGGGAATACGACATCGTGCTGTTCGGCGCGACGGGTTTCGTCGGGGCACTGACCGCCGAATACCTCGCGGCCCACGCGCCCGCCGACTGCCGCTGGGCGATCGCCGGCCGCAGCCGCGCCAAGCTGGAACGGCTGCGCGAGCGGCTCACCGAGATCAACCCGGCGTGCGCCACGCTCCCCCTGGTCACCGCCGACTCGACCGACGCGGCCTCGTTGCGCGCGCTCGCCGGGTCGGCTCGGGTCGTCGCCAGCACGGTCGGCCCCTACATCTGGTACGGCGAGGGCCTGGTCGCGGCCTGCACCGAGGCCGGCACCGACTACCTCGACCTGACCGGCGAGCCGGAGTTCGTGGACACGATGTACGTGCGCCACGACGCGCGAGCCCGGGAGACCGGAGCCCGCCTGGTGCACTCCTGCGGTTTCGACTCGGCGCCGCACGACCTCGGGGTGCTCTTCACCGTGCAGCAGCTGCCGACGGGGGTGCCGCTGCGCATCGACGGCTTCGTACGGTCGAACGCGACGTTCTCCGGCGGTACGCTGGCCTCGGCGCTCACCGCGCTCGGCCGCGGCGTGCAGACAGCGCGGGCCGCCCGGGAGCGCAAGCTGCACGAGCCGCGCCTGGTGGGCCGACGGGCCCGCGCCCCGATCGGCGCGCCGCACTTCAGCAGGGAGACCGGTGCGTGGGCGCTGCCGCTTCCCACCATCGACCCGCAGGTGATCGCCCGTTCCGCGGCGGCCGACGAGCGGTACGGGCCCGACTTCCGCTACCGGCACTTCGCCGCGGTGAAGCACCTTCCGGTGGCCATCGGCGGGGTCGCCGCGGCGGGCGCCGTCGCCGCCGCCACTCAACTTCCGCCCGCCCGCGCGTGGTTGATGAGCCGCTACGAGGCGGGACAGGGCCCGGATGAGGCGCGGCGGCAGCGCAGCTGGTTCACGGTCCGGTTCGTCGGCGAGGGCGGCGGGCGGCGGGTCTTCACGGAGGTGTCCGGGGGTGACCCCGGCTACGACGAGACGGCGAAGATCCTCGCCGAGGCCTCGCTCAGCCTGGCCTTCGACAAACTCCCCGAGCTGGCGGGGCAGTTGACCCCGGCCATGGCCATGGGCGACACCCTGATCGAGCGGCTTCGGGCCGCCGGAATGCGCTTCCGGGTGGCCGACATCCGCTGA
- a CDS encoding endonuclease V: MEMITGIPDGWPTDEEAALAVQDDLRGRVVLDEPGPPPGVGLVTGVDVAYDDERDVVVAAAVVLDAATLEVVEEATAVGRVAFPYVPGLLAFREIPTVLAVLDRLNRGPGTVVCDGYGLAHPRRFGLASHLGVLTGLPTIGVAKNPFTFDYEQPGVRRGDSAALLADDGSEVGRALRTQDDVKPVFVSVGHRVSLDNACAHTLALARRYRLPESTRHADALCRRALKIEANSP; the protein is encoded by the coding sequence ATGGAGATGATCACGGGGATTCCGGACGGCTGGCCGACCGATGAGGAGGCCGCTCTCGCCGTGCAGGACGACCTGCGCGGCCGCGTCGTGCTCGACGAGCCCGGACCGCCGCCCGGCGTCGGGCTGGTCACCGGGGTCGACGTGGCGTACGACGACGAGCGGGACGTGGTGGTCGCCGCCGCGGTCGTGCTGGACGCGGCCACCCTTGAGGTGGTCGAGGAGGCCACCGCCGTCGGCCGGGTGGCCTTCCCCTACGTCCCCGGACTGCTGGCCTTCCGCGAGATCCCCACCGTGCTCGCCGTCCTCGATCGGCTCAACCGCGGCCCCGGAACGGTCGTTTGCGACGGATACGGGCTCGCGCACCCGCGCCGTTTCGGACTCGCCAGCCATCTCGGCGTGCTCACGGGGCTGCCCACCATTGGCGTCGCCAAGAATCCGTTCACCTTCGACTACGAGCAGCCGGGGGTCCGCCGCGGCGACAGCGCCGCGCTGCTCGCCGACGACGGGAGCGAGGTCGGCCGCGCCCTGCGCACCCAGGACGACGTCAAGCCCGTCTTCGTCTCGGTCGGCCACCGGGTGAGCCTGGACAACGCCTGCGCGCACACCCTCGCTCTGGCCCGGCGCTACCGCCTTCCCGAGTCCACCCGGCACGCCGACGCCCTGTGCCGCCGCGCCCTGAAGATCGAGGCCAACTCACCCTGA
- a CDS encoding YciI family protein: MFVLELTYTAPLERVDELLEPHVAWLTTHYAAGTFIASGRKEPRDGGIILAVGDDRAAIERLTATDPFVVNGACAYRITEFLATKVAPELTAYRQELPS, translated from the coding sequence ATGTTCGTACTGGAGTTGACCTACACCGCCCCTCTTGAGCGCGTCGACGAGCTGCTCGAACCCCATGTCGCCTGGCTCACCACGCACTACGCGGCCGGCACCTTCATCGCCTCGGGGCGCAAGGAGCCCCGCGACGGCGGGATCATCCTCGCCGTCGGGGACGACCGTGCGGCGATCGAGCGGCTGACGGCGACCGACCCCTTCGTCGTCAACGGCGCCTGCGCGTACCGGATCACGGAGTTTCTCGCCACCAAGGTGGCACCCGAACTCACCGCGTACCGGCAGGAGTTGCCCAGCTAG
- a CDS encoding WD40/YVTN/BNR-like repeat-containing protein, giving the protein MRAMGKTRRMLSVGLGGVALAAAMTAPAQAHGHGHDAPKWDVKDTKTDARFRGLAAVSRSTAWVAGSKGTVLRTSDGGRDWKNVSPPGAAGLEFRDVEAFDGRHAVVLAIGEGEASRVYRTEDGGASWSESFRNTDPKAFYDCMTFLDARYGLAVSDPVDGKYRVLSTTDGGRSWTVLPNTGMPAAQSGEAAFAASGQCLVSSGPRDVWLATGGGATGRVLHSSDRGLTWTAAESTIPAGDPARGVFGLAFRDRTHGLAVGGDYRAGQSSPLAAAVTGDGGRGWRQAATPVAAYRSGVAWLPHSRSAALAVGPTGTDLTRDGGRTWRTVDTGSYDTVDCTPEGACWASGEQGRVARLAE; this is encoded by the coding sequence ATGAGGGCCATGGGGAAGACGAGACGGATGCTGTCGGTGGGGCTGGGCGGGGTGGCGTTGGCGGCGGCGATGACCGCGCCGGCCCAGGCGCACGGGCACGGACACGACGCACCGAAGTGGGACGTGAAGGACACGAAGACCGACGCGCGCTTTCGTGGGCTGGCCGCGGTGAGCCGGTCGACCGCGTGGGTCGCGGGTTCCAAGGGCACGGTCCTTCGGACCTCCGACGGCGGCCGCGACTGGAAGAACGTGTCGCCCCCCGGCGCGGCCGGTCTGGAGTTCCGGGACGTGGAGGCCTTCGACGGGCGGCACGCCGTCGTGCTGGCCATCGGCGAGGGCGAGGCGTCCCGCGTCTACCGCACCGAGGACGGCGGGGCCAGCTGGAGCGAGTCGTTCCGCAACACCGACCCGAAGGCGTTCTACGACTGCATGACGTTCCTGGACGCGCGGTACGGGCTGGCGGTGAGCGATCCGGTCGACGGCAAGTACCGCGTCCTGTCCACCACGGACGGCGGCCGGTCCTGGACGGTCCTGCCGAACACCGGGATGCCGGCCGCCCAGAGCGGCGAGGCGGCCTTCGCCGCGAGCGGCCAGTGCCTGGTGAGCTCGGGGCCGCGCGACGTCTGGCTCGCGACGGGCGGCGGCGCCACCGGTCGCGTCCTGCACTCCTCGGACCGCGGGCTCACCTGGACGGCGGCCGAATCCACCATCCCGGCCGGCGACCCGGCGCGCGGGGTCTTCGGGCTCGCCTTCCGTGACCGTACGCACGGGCTCGCCGTCGGCGGCGACTACCGGGCGGGCCAGAGCTCACCGCTGGCCGCGGCCGTCACCGGCGACGGCGGACGCGGCTGGCGGCAGGCCGCGACGCCCGTCGCCGCCTACCGCTCAGGCGTCGCCTGGCTGCCGCACTCCCGGTCGGCCGCGCTCGCCGTCGGGCCGACCGGCACCGATCTGACCCGCGACGGTGGCCGCACCTGGCGGACCGTCGACACCGGCTCGTACGACACCGTCGACTGCACCCCGGAGGGGGCCTGCTGGGCGTCCGGCGAGCAGGGCCGGGTGGCCCGGCTGGCCGAGTAG
- a CDS encoding SsgA family sporulation/cell division regulator — MSTVIEQPVQVRLIASAPRMETVPATLRYDRDDPFAVQMAFPAPATLEGAEVAWEFARELLEVGIEAPAGVGDVRVRPYGYDRTVLEFHAREGVAMVHIRTSEVRRFLKRAHLMVPLGGEHQYLDMDGDLAALLRDAC; from the coding sequence TTGTCCACCGTCATCGAGCAGCCCGTCCAGGTACGCCTGATCGCGTCCGCGCCCCGCATGGAAACCGTGCCCGCGACACTTCGCTACGACCGCGACGACCCCTTCGCCGTGCAGATGGCCTTCCCTGCTCCGGCCACCCTCGAAGGCGCCGAGGTCGCCTGGGAGTTCGCCCGCGAGCTGCTCGAAGTGGGGATCGAGGCGCCCGCCGGGGTCGGTGACGTGCGGGTGCGGCCCTACGGTTACGACCGCACGGTGCTGGAGTTCCACGCCCGCGAGGGTGTCGCCATGGTGCACATCCGCACCTCGGAAGTGCGCCGCTTCCTCAAGCGGGCACACCTCATGGTGCCCCTCGGCGGCGAACACCAGTACCTCGACATGGACGGGGACCTCGCCGCGCTGCTGCGCGACGCCTGCTGA